ACGCAGGGGTTTCATTAAATTCAATactggtttttacttttttacgaCCAAAACGACTATTATTAAAACTGCGGTTATCGGGTTTTCGTCGTTGTAGCTTGCAACATACTTTTGGCCGACATCGCTGAAGTGTACACGCTGAGGAATTACGGAAAACCGGTGAATTGCAGTCTGACGATGTTGTATCCGGCTCAGGTGAAAATCTTGGCGTTGGGCGTCGGCCTTGGACACGAGCAGAAGAGGACGTTAACGGAACGCGAGACCGGCACGATtcataaggtatataatatatatatatatatgtatataattataatataattctcgtcatgtcaaattataatatatgactcgACGTTCGTACGAGTGTACCTACTGTTATAACTTCTCGACGTTTTTAGTGCACGAGGGGGCGAACTCGTCAACGATATAaacgcgtgtataataatattatacgcaataatataatatgattataataataacgtgccatataataattatagtatgataACGCGTATTACTGTGACTCGTgacgatattaaaattaacagtgTGACAAACGAGGGCTGCCGGATTTCGTTCAAGTCGGCGGTGGAGATGGTTTGGCCCAGTTGTCTATGGTTGATTCGATTTGCGGCACGAACTCGGAACCAGGTTAGTAAGACGACACAAATTCACtatcattatacctatttaatattattaaatagcgataaatatattattttactgtgcaACTAATTAAGAACAGTTAGCACTGGAAttgattattataggtatactataatcgTGTATGGCGAGAAAAAACAAAACGtccgcatattatattgttttcaactGAACCACGCCTACGATAATATTTCATCGATACCGGGATCGTAGGAGCAATTAAGATCTAAAATTCCAAAAGAGGGGTGCACagtttcgattaaaaaaaactaacggGAATTATAGACCAAGATAAACtgaattttttatagtaaaatatgtctAGCGAGTCTTTAAAACCGTAATGAACTAACGAAAAAACTGCATAATATACTGAACGGGCGGAGAGGAAAGGACGTACCGTACAACGATTTCGTAATCTACGCGTACGCGTACCGAAATTGCCTATCCGAGGAGCCGTGTCAGAAATTTAGGATTCATAATATgacaatttgttattattgcaattaatgTATTGTAAGTATTGtgtatcgtttatttttttccacagAAAATGCCGTGGAGACGATTATGTGTGGCGTGACCACTGTAAGACTTGTATCGAGTGGACAATTTCACAACGCCGTCACAGTGGCCGTGACTACACCCGACGTCGAAGCTACGCCGTCATTAGTGTGCGAGCCGTAGGAACAGACgtgtaacaaattaaaaaataagcaaaCTAACTCAGAAATCCCTCTCCTccgataaaatacatattattgtaacgatCGATTATTTGTTTTcgcctttataataatattatcatgtcttCAATGTccgatagaaaatattatgatacccataggtaatataggttataattagagttcaaaattcgaaaattatataaatcatttttttctttgttcgTTTTGTATATTCGtacttaatataaacatatacacataacatatttacatcaatatatatacatacagcgGCGTGGTACTAAATATCTGATATCTACTCCTATATATTTACGTGTCCTAATATTTTATCACCTAGCCTAAATAGTGCGTATTATGTACGGTCATATATTGGCCTACCTTCACGACCGATCACCTTTATTTTAGGTGTCATCTAAATTCATATTCTTTTTGCCACGCCACAGCTGAAAACATACTTACagaaactgataataataaattgtaatactgtACTCACGCGAATATAAGCTCttgataatagttaataattattgattgattgttgatagcataatataagtttaataatttcatattatgtataatacaatattatgtaatattattattgatatcgaCGTATTCATGTTTGctgtgtacttaaaataaatatatcgtaatatatGTACACAATGATGCGGGAACCGAGAATTatatgtaatcactaatcatattatatacagttatcTATTTTAGGATAGTCAAACTGCACTCACTACCAGaccaaaatgttcaaattgcaCTCGagttcagaaaataataatatttttattgtacgtgACTCGTTCATTCtataatagaacataatatacatattagtttTAGTAAACAGTAACAGTTGCAAGAGTGTCGATTGATGGCACAAAATAAACGTAAAATGTGTGTgtgagagtgagagagagagagagagagagagagagcccAATATTCTGGTTGTTTTAAAacatatcttatttttatatagcatTTCTGAAAACCACTCATTTATTGTATTAGATTGTAACTTAAagttttgaattcaataaaaataataacttttagatcttataaacaaaaattattctttcATCGACTGATCATtagtaaatataagttttatataatgatCATAGCGAGTGTAATTTGAACATAACCTTTTTGAACCCGAATACAATTTGAACgttacctttttattttttttttgaacccgGGTGCAATTTACCTATTACGTTTAACTGTCACGAGTGCAATTTGACCTTATCCGCATCGAGCTGACCAGTTTTAAAATATCCNNNNNNNNNNNNNNNNNNNNNNNNNNNNNNNNNNNNNNNNNNNNNNNNNNtttatatttagacgcatgCGAGGAcatacacattgtatgtatgggtatgcatttatgtatatttgctTGTGactttgtgtgagtgtgttttgtggaggaaaatgaacatattaatattgttatatgcacaacaataataataattagtatcataatctcgtatagtttaatttctaaaatctaaaattaatacaaattctaaaaacaacaaccgattggcactcttattaattatcattgatcacggacttcagttaacttgcgacagtcgtgtatgattcaactatttgtgttaatattttagttgagtataccctattctacctaaattaaaattaatttttttgtgatgcGTGTTTACACTTATCTTTTAATTGAGCAAAATATgactcaaaaaaaataaatgggtggtacggctaaaaatataaaattacacaaaCTGCTcgagaatcgaaaataatttctggtatgtttaataaacagacaaaacttaagccgataagcaagcaataaaacaaaaaaatatatattataatttaagataatattaatttgtaaatatatagtataatacctatatggctataccagagtaatagagtatgggctataacttataagagatgaatcaggtaaaattgatttatagataatgaagttgatatattttcaaaaataaaaaaaagaaaatatcctaataaaccactataatattattgtttatcaatataaatattgccatataatagtttgtagacttttaactgataggtacagaattgtttttctaaaatatctgctaccttctatttaaaaatgatgttacctagttaataaaaagtgtaccacaaaaaaatgtaagtagttaaCATATGGTTGCGAGCGAAgcgagtgttttttttttacccattcgggccggtcaaaacctttgcccccctctattaaaaactgaaatgacgccactgtacgTGACTCGTTCATTCTATAATAAagcatagaacataatatacatattagtttTAGTAAACAGTAACAGTTGCAAGAGTGTCGATTGATGGCACAAAATAAACGTAAAATGTGTGTgtgagagtgagagagagagagagagcccAATATTCTGGATGTTTTAAAacatatcttatttttatatagcatTTCTGAAAACCACTCATTTATTGTATTAGATTGTAACTTAAagttttgaattcaataaaaataataacttttagatcttataaacaaaaattattctttcATCGACTGATCATtagtaaatataagttttatataatgatCATAGCGAGTGTAATTTGAACATAACCTTTTTGAACCCGAATGTAATTTGAAcgttaccttttttttttttgaacccgGGTGCAATTCACCTATTACGTTTAACTGTTACGAGTGCAATTTGACCTTATCCGCATCGAGCTGaccagttttaaaaatatccctTATCTATATACTtcagaaattgttttaaaaataNNNNNNNNNNNNNNNNNNNNNNNNNNNNNNNNNNNNNNNNNNNNNNNNNNNNNNNNNNNNNNNNNNNNNNNNNNNNNNNNNNNNNNNNNNNNNNNNNNNNGAGTCATTTGGCcgtttatctaaaaaaaaaaacgatattttgcataatatttaactttatatttagatatatatatttttttttttgagaggcGTGGCTTTTAGGTTTTTAACTAACCAATAAAACCGTGAATATCTAAAAGAGTGTGAAGAGTTGAAATTGTCCAGACTGAGTTTACAAATGAaggtcaatattattttaattttttattcatatagacatatagttgaGGAGAATAGaatcatatttattacaattagtGTTCTACCTTCAATAAATTCATAAGCCTGTTGCATTTtgattaggtaatataaaaaaaaaaaaaacaaaaaggtccCATAATATagagtgtaaaaatataatacactgctaaaataatatgaactataataattattatttgtttgatgtCGAGTTGTAAATATCACCATGTACCTTAACTTGACTGCCCTGGACACTCAAACTATAATTGTTATACTGTTGGACGAAACATTCAGCTTTTATCGAAAACGTCTCCATTGTTTCTTGAGTCCACCATTGTCGCCTATTGCCATGTTTGTCATACATTCTGCCTAATTAGAGAAAAACGAAACTCAATTTTCCTgtgaattaatttacattataaaatatatacaaaccgGAATCGTCAAATGCATGCATTATTTCGTGTCCTACGACTAAGCCCACCATTCCATAGTTTAAAGctctaaaatattgaaaacagaaTGTTTATAATCATGTATGAATGCGCCGGCGTATCACATTTATGAATgaaaagatatataatatgatgtactcACTGAATTCGACTCTTGTGATAAAATGGAAGTTGTAACATTCCGGCTGGCAAAACTGTGAACGAAGCgagcttattaaatatttaaataattagtaattattttttaagatatattgtatacacaattgtgtaatataatcCACCGCCGCCGCGGTCGTAAAAGACAACACGTTAAAATAGATGACAACCACGagtcgtaaaataaaaaattggttttcttCTCGCCTTCTCAAATCTCAAAATCTCATATAGTTTTGACGGACAACAACATTTATCGTAGACACATAATGTGATTCggttaattttaatgttacctacatattaatttgTCTAAGAAAACATACACTGCACCTATCATTACCGCAAGTCGCAAGTGATATTTCTGTaccgatttaaataaaatatgacgtataataaatatacatcaaTTATTGCATTCTACATACATCAAATATACACGATGaagattaaattattgttatgaacACCTATATGAgtaagacatttattttaaatgatttctaAATCAACCTGGTCTCATTAAAAcgaataatacttaaattattattttacctattgcGTTCGAGTAGATATCGTTGTATCCGTTTACACTAACTATATCCGTCGTCCATCTGTAAAACaaacataagtatatttataacgaggatcagtaattattatataaaattaaataaaagaattaataGACATTTTCTTCTTCAATACAATCATTTATCGCAACAATTGaacaagtattatatattttatgcactaaattattattgacttgTATGTCGGTAAGTCAACATTTTGATGTGCGctgaataaatgtattgtacctCATTCATTATAATCATTTGAATAATATCGTACAGAAAAtgcaaaaccaaaaaaataccAAGTTATTCTAAACATAACTTACTCTGTATGATTGTGAAtactgtttaattttgaaagcttTTTTAAGTTTGATTCAATTTGTAGAATCTCCAAGTTCATTAAATAACTGTCCGTCATATTTACCTACGACAAAAAGTATTCATTGAATATAAcaattacaagttattataaACAGCAACagatttgttgtaatttttcgatcttaataataataataaatcgtacaTATTATGAAAGTTTGTGACTTCTATAATTCACTATCATTATATAGTAGTATCAGCTATATATGcttatataccatataatataataaaacaaaaattgtattcgttttattcattttataccgctacacacgcatgtgttGCCTCCGTACGAGTgtacgacatagacaaaacgcatttacgctgTCTAAGTACAACACACTCGATTTTGGTTCCAGagaataaattcttattttaaaatattttagatatgacaatattttgaaGAGCAAGACGGCGGTTTTTTCATTATTCCAAATATAAAACtcaatatattgtttagaaataacgaccatttcaacattttttaacgaCCTGTAACTTTTTGACGGAGACAATACACGCGGGTGTGGCTTCCTCTTAAACAGGTAACTAATCGTTTAATTTAtgcttacaatttttaattttctgagtGAATACGAAGTGTCTTGGAACCAATCAGGGTATGCGATAAACTTGTGCATCGATTGTAATTTATCGATAGCGGATTGACGAGTAGTCGAATCCATCCATACTATGTTCTCTAATTGTTCCATGTAAGCCTCTTGAATGTTATTAACCATTTCTGTGGCCTGTGAATTTCAATTGAAACGTGAAAATAAGACCACGACCAAcggtataatcataattaaaactatgattttacaatgtgatCAAATCAagaagatttaaaatgtattttaagttatatgtCTCACCATGTCTTTCGTAGACTTGTCGAAGTACTTGGTGACGTACTTATATCCAAcattaaatgcaaaatatgaaCTGGTAATTGATACGCAATCCAACCACCTACAGAACGTTGGTTAGTACAAATTAACGAATAACGAAGTAAgacgaatttattattaaatcccCATTAACAAAAGCATTTctgaacttaattttaatatacctaataatcgtGTTTTACTTGTCGGAAGAAAAAATGATATTAGACACTAAAAGATTAAGATTCGTCgtgaattttttatgtattattcctAACTAATGCGTACATTTTTATGATGGTAAATAATTGCTTATGCGAGTGATATATTATTCGGTACAAGCTGTatgccaataatataataaaaaaaagtaattatacaataattgtttcaaGATAGTTAggtgataaaacatttttactaggTTACCTAGAAACTTCTTTAACGTCTCCAGTGAACACCACATTAAAGTCTTGAATGAGATTTTTCAAATCTTCTTTGATATCAGATAACCTGGATCTTAAAAAGCACCACGACATATAATTTACTGCAATAacacaaaacttaaatattaatacttaacgTGAAATTCTACGGTAAATTTGTGACTGtctattatgtatgtataacgtACTTAAAATTCTTTTTGGCGTTTTTTCCAATAACCGTACCAGGTCTCTTAGATAATGCTCTTCTTTTACAAATATCTTTTCTGTCTTTTTGAGAAATACATCAGTGCCTTTAAACAGTAGCCGAAACATTTTCAACCAATCaacctgttaaaaatattatagtataaaacataatacgtAAAACATTTGAGCACATAAACAGGTGTATACGAATAAAAGATCAAAGGGTGTGgtgatattgtttaattagcTGGACCCGTTTCACCCAAAAATGACCTGTTTCGCTCAGATATGCGTTTCACCTAAATGTTGGTATAATTCTATTACGATTTCCAGATTAGTTaagatcaatttaaaattaacttgacagtgattgttatatacctaagaTTTTTCATTTTCACGTTTTTGGAacagtcaatataatatgtatagtacgtTAGTacgtaaattat
This portion of the Acyrthosiphon pisum isolate AL4f chromosome A1, pea_aphid_22Mar2018_4r6ur, whole genome shotgun sequence genome encodes:
- the LOC100166772 gene encoding endothelin-converting enzyme 1 (The sequence of the model RefSeq protein was modified relative to this genomic sequence to represent the inferred CDS: added 40 bases not found in genome assembly) — encoded protein: MFRLLFKGTDVFLKKTEKIFVKEEHYLRDLVRLLEKTPKRILINYMSWCFLRSRLSDIKEDLKNLIQDFNVVFTGDVKEVSRWLDCVSITSSYFAFNVGYKYVTKYFDKSTKDMATEMVNNIQEAYMEQLENIVWMDSTTRQSAIDKLQSMHKFIAYPDWFQDTSYSLRKLKIVNMTDSYLMNLEILQIESNLKKLSKLNSIHNHTEWTTDIVSVNGYNDIYSNAIVLPAGMLQLPFYHKSRIQALNYGMVGLVVGHEIMHAFDDSGRMYDKHGNRRQWWTQETMETFSIKAECFVQQYNNYSLSVQGSQVKINGQMTQNENIADIGGLSHA